The Rubrobacter calidifluminis region CTCTCGCGGCTCGGGGAGCGGCCCGGGGAGCGGCTCGCGGGGTCGGTGGTTGCGGCGGCGCGGGAGATCGCGGCGTCGCTCGGGGGGTAGGCCTCCTGCAGGCCGGGGTGGTTTCTGGTATATCCGGACGGGCTGGTTTTCGAGGAGAAGAAGCTTTTTCGAAGAGAAGGTGTATCGGTGGCGCAAGAGTACAGGACCTATTCTCCAGCGTACTGCTTCGGGTGCGGGGCCGAGAACCCCATCGGGCTGCACCTGGATATAGAGTTCGAGGAAGGAGGGGTGGCGCGGGCACTCTTCACCCCGCAGAGGCCGCACTCGGGCTATCCGAACATGGTGCACGGCGGGATCGTGGCGACGCTTCTGGACGAGGTGCTGGCGCAGGCCGTCTACAACGAGCGGGAGGGTGCGGTGACGGCGAAGATGGAGACCACCTTCCGCCGGCCGCTCGAGCCCGGCGAGACGGTGGAGGTCAGGGGGTGGGTCGAGAGCATCCGGGGGCGCAGGATCGTCTCGCGCGGCGAGATCCGGCGGGCGGAGGACGGGGCTCTGATCGCCGAGGCGCGCGGGGTCTTCATGAGCCTGAGGGGCGGAGACACGCCCGGGCAGGGATGACGCTGAGGCCGGCCGAAGTTATACTCGTGTGCTGCACGCTCCGCGAGAGTTCCGAGGAGGACGTTTTGGATCCGACCCCGTCGAAAGACGAGAGGCACCCGCGCCGGTGGCCGCGCTAGCGGCCGGTCATCCCACACCTCCGAAGGAAGAAGCCTCATCGAAGAGGGAGCGCGAACGTTCACGGCGCTCCCGGTAAATCCGTAGAACAGAACACTTGGAGCACTCTGGAGAGAAGATGGAGCGGGAACGGAGAGCGCGGGTCTTCAGCGGGATACAACCGAGCGGGAACCTCCACATCGGCAACTACCTGGGGGCGCTCAAGAACTGGGTCGCCATCCAGGACGACTACGAGAACTACTTCTGCATCGTCGATCTGCACGCGCTCACCGTGCCGCAGGACCCTAAGGAGCTCAGGAGGAAGATCCGGGAGGTCGCCGCGATATACCTGGCGGCCGGGCTCGACCCCGGGCGGTGCGTCATCTTCCGGCAGAGCCGGGTCCCGGCGCACGCCGAGCTGTGCTGGCTGCTGAACGGCATCGCGCGCTTCGGGGAGCTCTCGCGGATGACCCAGTTCAAGGACAAGACCAGGAAGGAAGGGACAGAGAGCGCGAGCGCGGGCCTCTTCGATTACCCGGTGCTCATGGCCGCGGACATCCTGCTCTACAACGCCCAGCTGGTGCCGGTCGGCGACGACCAGAGGCAGCACCTCGAGCTCACCCGCACGCTCGCCCGCAGGTTCAACCACCTCTACGGCGAGACCTTCGTCGTGCCGGAGCCGATGATCATGAAGAGCGGGGCGCGGGTGATGGCGCTCGATGATCCGACCGAGAAGATGAGCAAGAGCTCCCCGCGGCCGGGGAGCTACATCTCCATCCTGGACGAGCCGGATGCGATCCGGCGCAAGGTCCGCCGCGCCGTCACCGACTCGGGCACCGAGATCAAAGCGTCCCCCGAGAAGCCAGCAATAACCAACCTCCTCGACATCTACTCGGCCACGACCGGCCGCCCGGTCGAGGAGATCGAGGATGAATACCGGGGCAGGGGCTACGGCCAGTTCAAGCAGGATCTCGCCGAGGCCATCGTCGAGGTCCTCTCCCCGGTGCGCGAGAGGGCGCTCGCGCTGCTCGACGATCCGCGCGGGCTTGACGAGTTGCTCGAGCGCGGGGCGGAGAAGGCCCGGGAGGTCTCCCGTCCGATCCTCGCGAGCGCGCAGGCGAAGATGGGCCTCTGATGGCGGGGGACGTCAGGGGCAAGATCCTGCAGGTGCTGCGGGCCATCCCCAAAGGCGTGCTCTACTCGACGACCGACTGGCACAGGATCACGGGTGAGGACAAGCGTGAGATCCGACGCACGCTGGACGACCTGGAGCGAGAAGGCGTGATAGAGCGGCTCGAGAGCGGACGTCCGGACAAGCCGCTCTACCGGCTCAAGGGAGGCTCAGGAGGAGATGAACCGGCTTAGGAGCATACTCGACCGGATAGACCGCAGAGGGTACGGGGCCTACAAGGACCTGCAGGGCTCCTACGACTTCGAGCGGTTCACCCTGACGATAGACAGGGTACAGCGCGACCCCTTCGCCCCGCCCTCGCTCATCCGCGTCCGCACCCGGGACAACCGCTTCGACCCGGCGCTGTTCTCCAACCCGGTGCGCAAATTCGCCCTGGAGGACTTCCTGACGCGCAGGGTGGACGCGGCCATCCGCAGGATCGTGCGCGGGAACCGCGGCTCGGGCGGGAGCGGCCGGGTCGAGATACAGCGCCCCTCGCAGGTGGTGCTGCCGCGCACCTCGATGGTCGTTCACAGAGACTACGTGGAGGCGCGCATGGCGGTGGGCCTCCCCGCGCGCGGCCGCACCGTCGACGCCCGCGCCGCCCGGGCGGTCCTGCTCGACGAGCTCCCCAAGGTGGTGGGAGCCTCGCTCGTCCCGGCCGGGGTGGACGAGGAGGCGGCCCGCTTCCACGTCGAGACGATAGAGGACGCCGAGCACCTGCGCGGCATGCTCCCCTCCCTCGGGCTCGTGGCTTTCGTTGCCGACGGGGCCGTACTGCCGCGGGAGAGTGGGGCGAGCGACAGGCCACTCACCGGCGGCGCCGTCCCCTTCGAGAGCCCGGAGGAGCTCAGGGTGACCGTCGAGCTCCCCAACCGCGGCGAGATCACCGGGATGGGCATCCCGGAGGGGGTCACGCTCATCGCGGGCGGGGGTTTCCACGGCAAGAGCACGCTGCTCGAGGCGCTCTCCTGGGGCGTCTACGACCACGTCCCCGGTGACGGGAGAGAGCTCGTGGTCACCCGCGAGGACGCGGTGAAGATCCGGGCCGAAGACGGCCGCAGCGTCGCCGGGGTGGACATCTCCGGGACCATCGGCGAGCTGCCCGGCGGGCGCACCACCGAGAACTTCTCCACGCCGAACGCCTCCGGCTCGACCTCCCAGGCGGCGAACATCGCCGAGGCGCTTGAGGTGGGAACCTCGCTGCTTCTGGTCGACGAGGACACCAGCGCGACGAACTTCATGATCCGGGACGAGAGGATGCGCGAGCTGGTGCGCAAGGAGCCAATAACCCCCTTCGTCGACCTGGCGCGCCCGCTGTACAACACCCTGGGCGTCTCGACGGTCGTGGTCATAGGCGGCGTCGGGGCGTACCTCGACGTGGCCGACCGCGTGATCCTGATGGAGGATTACCACCCCCACGACGCGACCGACCGGGCGCGCGAGGTGACCGAACGCTTCCCGGTCAAGATCGAGGGCGACGGACACGTCTCGCTCCCGAAAGGTAGGCGCGTCCGGGCCACCTCCATAGACCTCAGGCGCGGCCGGCGCGAGACGGCGCGCGGCAAAGGACTCTCCACCATCGAGCTCGGCCGCGAGCGGGTCGACCTCTCCTACGTCGAG contains the following coding sequences:
- the trpS gene encoding tryptophan--tRNA ligase → MERERRARVFSGIQPSGNLHIGNYLGALKNWVAIQDDYENYFCIVDLHALTVPQDPKELRRKIREVAAIYLAAGLDPGRCVIFRQSRVPAHAELCWLLNGIARFGELSRMTQFKDKTRKEGTESASAGLFDYPVLMAADILLYNAQLVPVGDDQRQHLELTRTLARRFNHLYGETFVVPEPMIMKSGARVMALDDPTEKMSKSSPRPGSYISILDEPDAIRRKVRRAVTDSGTEIKASPEKPAITNLLDIYSATTGRPVEEIEDEYRGRGYGQFKQDLAEAIVEVLSPVRERALALLDDPRGLDELLERGAEKAREVSRPILASAQAKMGL
- a CDS encoding PaaI family thioesterase gives rise to the protein MAQEYRTYSPAYCFGCGAENPIGLHLDIEFEEGGVARALFTPQRPHSGYPNMVHGGIVATLLDEVLAQAVYNEREGAVTAKMETTFRRPLEPGETVEVRGWVESIRGRRIVSRGEIRRAEDGALIAEARGVFMSLRGGDTPGQG
- a CDS encoding ABC-ATPase domain-containing protein, with translation MNRLRSILDRIDRRGYGAYKDLQGSYDFERFTLTIDRVQRDPFAPPSLIRVRTRDNRFDPALFSNPVRKFALEDFLTRRVDAAIRRIVRGNRGSGGSGRVEIQRPSQVVLPRTSMVVHRDYVEARMAVGLPARGRTVDARAARAVLLDELPKVVGASLVPAGVDEEAARFHVETIEDAEHLRGMLPSLGLVAFVADGAVLPRESGASDRPLTGGAVPFESPEELRVTVELPNRGEITGMGIPEGVTLIAGGGFHGKSTLLEALSWGVYDHVPGDGRELVVTREDAVKIRAEDGRSVAGVDISGTIGELPGGRTTENFSTPNASGSTSQAANIAEALEVGTSLLLVDEDTSATNFMIRDERMRELVRKEPITPFVDLARPLYNTLGVSTVVVIGGVGAYLDVADRVILMEDYHPHDATDRAREVTERFPVKIEGDGHVSLPKGRRVRATSIDLRRGRRETARGKGLSTIELGRERVDLSYVEQLAEPGQTEAIARIIGEFASSGKSRAVREVVEAAITGLESGGLDSLGGFRGHPGQMSLPRPQEIAAAINRIRSLEATTERH